A single Desulfobaculum xiamenense DNA region contains:
- a CDS encoding ABC transporter ATP-binding protein: MGIRVENVTMTFDGVDVLKDVSLDIEDGAFVTILGGLGAGKTTLLRVMAGIDKPTRGRVRYDGRDVTDEPVQKLPVAMVYQQFINYPSMTVYDNIASPLLAGRGKKPPREEVDRRVRQYAELLGLTRVLDHYPEEVSGGQRQRTAIARALVKEAKFTFLDEPLANLDYKLREELRGELKNILSRKGGVVVYATPEPVDALSMATHVAYMQDGRILQFGDLESVYRYPCLADVGAYFSYPTMNLLDGRREVRDGRTMIRLSDELCVDVSHFADKVNGDDYLVGIRAYNLHTHRVRDDLVPLTAEVALSETLGSDTELHCLFEGRPLVVLQQEVQRHYIGTQVELFLDPNRLFLFDPRSRELVVKTFLE, from the coding sequence TTGGGCATACGAGTCGAGAACGTCACCATGACATTCGACGGCGTGGACGTCCTGAAGGACGTGTCACTCGATATCGAGGACGGGGCCTTCGTCACCATCCTCGGCGGGCTGGGGGCCGGCAAGACCACGCTCTTGCGGGTCATGGCGGGCATCGACAAGCCGACGCGCGGACGCGTGCGCTACGACGGGCGCGACGTGACCGACGAGCCGGTGCAGAAGCTGCCGGTGGCCATGGTCTATCAGCAGTTCATCAACTATCCGTCTATGACGGTGTACGACAACATCGCCTCGCCGCTTCTGGCCGGGCGGGGGAAGAAGCCCCCGCGCGAGGAGGTGGACCGCCGGGTGCGCCAGTACGCCGAGCTTCTGGGCCTCACGCGGGTACTTGACCACTATCCCGAGGAGGTGAGCGGCGGGCAGCGCCAGCGTACGGCCATTGCTCGGGCGCTGGTCAAGGAGGCGAAGTTCACCTTCCTTGACGAGCCATTGGCCAACCTCGACTACAAGCTGCGCGAGGAACTGCGCGGCGAACTTAAGAACATCCTGTCCCGCAAGGGCGGTGTGGTGGTCTACGCCACGCCCGAACCCGTGGACGCCCTGTCCATGGCCACGCACGTGGCCTACATGCAGGACGGGCGCATCCTCCAGTTCGGCGATCTGGAAAGCGTGTACCGCTATCCATGCCTCGCCGACGTGGGCGCGTACTTCAGCTATCCCACCATGAACCTTCTCGATGGCCGCCGCGAGGTGCGCGACGGGCGGACCATGATCCGCCTGTCCGACGAGCTGTGCGTGGACGTGAGCCATTTTGCGGACAAGGTGAACGGCGACGACTATCTGGTGGGCATCCGCGCCTACAACCTGCACACCCACCGCGTGCGGGACGATCTGGTGCCGCTGACGGCGGAGGTGGCCCTGTCCGAGACGCTCGGCTCCGACACCGAGCTGCATTGCCTCTTCGAGGGACGTCCCCTCGTGGTGCTCCAGCAGGAGGTGCAGCGCCACTACATCGGCACGCAGGTGGAACTGTTTCTCGATCCCAACCGGCTCTTCCTGTTCGACCCCCGGTCCCGAGAGCTGGTGGTCAAGACCTTCCTCGAATAG